A single Anas acuta chromosome 19, bAnaAcu1.1, whole genome shotgun sequence DNA region contains:
- the AATF gene encoding protein AATF isoform X2 — protein MAAPLAQQLEELLNPRPSLRDPEDDAEEATVAKVIDKFEDETADDILPVGNIRKKASASLLEADKRYSGKATSRKALQEELWGDALSEEEPAEETLDEWYSGSEDAEDDGSLGSKTKEKLSSAGSDQEDDLEDDEEGDPSAQVKAPKFSFQNITDFEKFTEGMDDVGSSEEEDEDDASMEEGSDEEEHEDENHSDIEDTKDDEDDGGVMTFSKGRETEDVEKGKAVKNQLALWDQLLEGRIKMQKALVTVNRLPQPDTFPAFRKEGGQEFDKAVESCCKAVEALLRVLVDIQDELLYQYPGTRHLVDGKQSKPESDDEIPSSSDEEQVVEAQEKRRRLPKRKLTMEDYPDFLAKRYADFRTYRNSVLQKWHEKTKLASGKMGKGFGAFERSILTQIDHIMMDKERLLRRTQTKRSVYKVLGKKEQESPPVPESLPENSEVLPQTDSNRHLKDIDEEIFDDDDFYHQQCPQSRR, from the exons ATGGCGGCGCCCTTGgcgcagcagctggaggagctgctcaaCCCCCGGCCCAGCCTCCGCGACCCCGAAGACGACGCGGAGGAAG ctACAGTTGCTAAAGTGATTGACAAATTTGAGGATGAAACTGCAGATGACATTTTACCTGTTGGTAATATACGGAAAAAAGCTTCAGCCTCTCTCTTAGAAGCTGATAAAAGGTATAGTGGAAAAGCTACGTCTCGGAAAGCCTTGCAAGAGGAACTCTGGGGAGATGCTCTGTCTGAAGAAGAACCTG CTGAAGAAACATTAGATGAATGGTACAGTGGCAGTGAAGATGCAGAGGACGATGGCAGCTTAGGCAGTAAAACAAAGGAGAagctcagcagtgctggcagtgaCCAGGAGGATGACTTGGAAGATGATGAAGAGGGTGACCCATCTGCACAGGTCAAGGCACCAAAGTTCAGTTTCCAGAATATCACTGACTTTGAGAAATTTACAGAGGGGATGGATGATGTAGGAAGCAGtgaagaggaagatgaggatgatgccagcatggaagaaggaAGTGATGAGGAGGAACATGAGGATGAAAACCACAGCGATATAGAAGACACCAAAGACGACGAGGATGATGGGGGCGTGATGACGTTCTCAAAAGGACGAGAGACTGAAGAcgtagaaaaaggaaaagcggTGAAGAATCAGCTAG CACTGTGGGATCAACTACTGGAAGGGAGAATCAAGATGCAGAAGGCGCTCGTAACAGTCAACCGTCTTCCACAGCCAGATACTTTCCCAGCCTTCAGGAAGGAAGGGGGACAGGAATTTGACAAGGCTGTCGAGAGCT GTTGTAAAGCTGTGGAGGCGCTGCTGCGGGTTCTGGTGGACATTCAGGATGAGCTCCTTTATCAGTACCCAGGCACGAGGCACCTGGTAGATGGAAAACAATCAAAACCTGAGAG cGATGACGAAATTCCCAGCAGTAGCGATGAAGAGCAAGTGGTGGAAGctcaggagaagaggaggcgCCTCCCCAAGCGAAAGCTGACGATGGAGGACTACCCGGACTTCCTAGCCAAGCGGTACGCTGACTTCAGGACGTACCGGAACAGCGTCCTGCAGAAGTGGCACGAGAAGACCAAGCTGGCGTCTGGCAAAATGGGCAAG GGTTTCGGTGCCTTTGAGCGTTCAATCTTGACTCAGATTGATCATATTATGATGGACAAAGAGAGATTGCTACGGCGGACACAGACCAAGCGATCAGTGTATAAAGTGCTGGGAAAGAAGGAACAGGAATCTCCTCCGGTCCCTGAATCTCTGCCTGAAAATTCG GAAGTCCTTCCCCAGACTGATTCCAACAGGCACCTGAAGGACATAGATGAGGAAATCTTTGATGATGATGACTTCTACCACCAG